CAATAGCCAGCGTGGCGCGTGCGCGAGACAAGACGAGTCGTACTTTGAAGGACTCTTCAACTACTCGGATGAGGATCAGCTGCTCGCCACACACGGTGCAGTCAGGCCCTGATGCCAGGAGGCCAAAATTGGACGGCATTGCGCCCCGTCAATGTTGTGGGCTTCGCAAGGACGAAGCGGCCCGCGATTCAAAGCATCTGGACAGAGTTGTGTTCGGAAGAGTACCCCTCCTTCATAGTTTCTATGGGTGACAGCTCGGAGACGCTAAAGATCGTCTCGGCCCCGGGCGAAACCCTACGTGTCAGGGTTGGGTGAGGCCAGTACCTCATAGCAACTTCGTCTAATTCGTAGGGCGAGAATCAGGAACATCACTAATGTCTATCTCCACAATTTCCCCGGTGCGGGAAGATGGGTCCATGAGTAATCCTGGCCCCCGCGCCGGTGGCCCGAGTCCTCGAAGGTCGTTCACTCCGGCACAAAAATTAGCCCACCTGGACGCCTACCAGCAGGCCTGTGATGACGGCACCGGCGGCGGAGCCTACCTGCGGAGCGAGGGCCTGTATTCCTCGCAGATCACCGAGTGGCGCAAGCTCCGTGATGCCGGCGTGCTCGAGGGCAAAAAGCCCGGTGAGACGATCGGCAAACTCACTGCTGAACAAGCAGAAATCGCTCGTCTACGCCGGCAGCTGGAGGTGAGTGAACGCAAGCTGGCACGGACGGAAGCTGCGTTATCGATTATGGAAAAAGCACGACAGCTTTTGGAGGATATCTCCGAAAGCGCGGAACAACAGCCCTGGTACAAGAAACCCTGACCAGAGCCTATACCGACCTTACAAAGGCGGACATTCCAACCAGGGAAGCGGCCCTCCTGGCCGGGATATCGAGGGCCACAGCGACCCGTAAGCCCCGGACACCGGTGACCGATTTGATGCCCGCCTCGGCCCCACTGAACAAGATCAGCCCAGCCGAACGCGCACGGATCCTGGCCACGGTGAATTCGGAGCGATTCGTGGACCTGCCGCCGGTCCAGATCTACGCCCAGCTCCTGGACGAGGGGATCTATTTGTGTTCAATCTCCACGTTCTACCGGGTTCTGGCCGAGAACAGCCAGGTCAAGGAACGCCGCCGGCAGGCACGCCATCCCCCCAGGACGATTCCGGAACTCATCGCGACAGGGCCCGGCCAGGTCTACTCCTGGGACATCACCAAACTCGCCGGTCCAGTGAAGGGGAAATACCTCGATTGCTACGTCATGATCGACATCTACTCCCGCTACATTGTCGGAGCCTACGTCCACGCCCATGAGTCCGGGGAGCTGGCGGTGGAGATGATGAAGGAGATCTTCGGCATTCACGGCATCCCGGAGATCGTCCACGCCGACCGTGGGACGTCCATGACGAGTAAAACGGTTGCCGCATTGCTCTCTGACTTGGAGGTCACCCGGTCGCATTCTCGGCCCCGGGTAAGCAATGACAACCCGTACAGCGAGGCGTGGTTCAAGACGCTGAAGTTCGCTCCCGTGTTCCCTGAACGCTTCGGCTCGCTGCCCGATGCGAGGACCTTCATTGCGTCCTTCGTCGACGGGTATAACCACACTCATCGCCACACCGGAATAGGCCTGAACACCCCCGCAGATGTCCACTACGGCCTTGCCGCCGGCAAAGCCGTCGAGCGCTCGAAAACCCTGGCCGCAGCACGCCAGAGGAACCCCGAACGATTCGCCACCAGGAAGGACCCCAAAATCCTGGTCATCCCCGACACGGCATGGATCAACAAACCAGCCGAGAAAAACGAAACAAAAGCAGCAGCCTAACTCCCACTGGCCTCATTCGCCTTGACAAATTCCGAAATGGCAAGAACTGACGAAACATCTCATGGCAGAGAGGCTTCCGCATTGAAGGCAGTGCAAGGGACCGCTAGGGTCGCCGGGTGACTGCGATGGCTAACAGCCTGATCGGCAACGCTCAGTTGAGAGTGATGCGCCCCTCCGACGCTGCGGCAATGCGAGACGCCTATCAGCTCAACAGGGAACATCTGGCGCCCTGGGAACCGGCACGGGCGGAGGAGTTCTTCACGGTAGCTGGCCAGCGCGCCAACATAGAGGCCAAGCTCGTTCTGCACGATGCTGGTTCCGAAGTTCCTTGGGTTCTCCTGGACGGCCGCCGCGTCATCGGAACCATCACGCTGACCGGCATTGTGCGCGGCCCGTTCCTCAGCGCCAACATCGGCTACTGGGTGGATGAGGAATTTTCCGGTCAAGGGGTCGGTGCGGCGGCACTGGCATTTGCGATGAAAGCCGCAGCCGAAGAGCTGGGCCTGCACCGGGTTCAAGCCGCGACGCTCAGGGATAACGCCGCGTCAAAAAAAATACTTGGTCGAGCTGGGTTCCAGGAGATAGGGCTGGCCCCCACCTACCTCAAGATCGCGGGCTCCTGGCAGGACCACATCCTGTACCAGCGCATCCTCCGCTGACGAGAGTTCCGCAGCTACCCGTCAAGGAACGCGGCTATGCCGCAGTTCGCCGCCGGACGCTTGTTACTGTGGGCAAATGACCTCCGTTAACCTTCGCTGGACAACCCAGCTCTCAGCTGCCGATCATGCGGATATGGCTGAACTCTTCGACAGCGAGTATGCCCAGGAATGGGGCCCGTGGAATCCGAAACAGGGTTACGGATATGCCAACGGCGAGTTGCATGGGATGGCGCGCAGCAACGGGAAGCTGCTTGGATACGCGTCTACTGCCAGACGATTTATCGGCGTCGGTGAGCGCGAAGTCGTCATCGCAGGCACAGGCGGGGTCATAACCAGCGCGGAGTCGCGTGGAATGGGCGTCGGACGCCAGATTCTCGCGGCGCTCCAGGAAGCGAGCCGCAGCTTCGCCCCCGCTGACTTCGGCTTGCTCGGGTGCCGTGACGAGGTTGTGCCGTTCTATCGGTCATGCGGCTTCACCCGGATTGACACCCTCATCCGCGATATTTCTCCCCGCGACGCGATGACGGTCGTACAAAGCCAGGGACCAACAATGATCTGCGCCGGCACCAGGCCCGTGGAAGCCTGGCCTGTCGGTGTCATCGATCTTCGCGGCCTTCCCTGGTGAGCGGCTGGTTTCGCTCATGACCGAGGCAGTCGCTTTTCTCAGATATCAGGCGACGCAGCTTAACGTCCGGGGCTTATTTGTCGGCATCTTCGGCCTTGCCAACGGTCTCGGCGGGAGAAGTTCTCTACGAAGACGACGTTCAGATAGTGGTCTGCCCGTCGCCGGCCCCGGGCTAATTCAGGCGCCGCCTGCGGGTCACTTTTGAGTCAGCAGACGCACGACGGCGGCATCCGCCGAGCCCTTCCGGCTGGCAGTCACGCCGTGCTGGAACAGCTCGAACACTAGCGGGTTCACGTACGAAGCCCGGGCAATGGCGGGCGTATTTTTCAGGACTTCTGCGAGTGCGGCGTCGCCGAACGTATCTTTCCACAGCTTTCCGCCCGGCGTCGTCCGTTCCCAGAGCCTGGATGTGGCCGTTCGGCCACGGGCAGATCCACACGGCCTTCCACGCCGGCGGGATGACCAGCGCCTTGATCCGGGCGATGGTTTCATCGTCCTGGAGGCCCTGGCCGTCCGAAGCGGCATCGAAAAGCCGCGGCCGGCCGCCGGCGCGTCAGGCCCGGTTTGTCGGGTTACTGTTGCGCAGGCGGCGGCCACGGCGAATCAATCCGGACTATTCGGCGTCGTGATCGGTTTCGAGGATCTGGACGAGACGGTCCAGGGCGTCATCCGCGCCGTCGCCCTCTGAACGAAGCACCACAACGTCGCCGTGGGCTGCGCCCAGGCTCATGAGCGACAGGATGCTGGCGGCATCCATGGCTTCGTCAGCCGGCTCGCCCTCACGGGCGATGGTGATCTCGAGATCAAACTCGCCGGCGGCCTCGGCAAAGATGGCCGCCGGGCGGGCGTGCAGGCCCACGCGGCTGGCAACTGTGGCGGTACGTTCTGACATTTCTGCTCCTTGCATTGCAGCTTGAGAATTACAGCGTGGTGGATCTTCCGGACCGGATCAGACCATTACCGGAACGGGTTCCACCGTATCAACGGGCTTCCGTACTGCCCACCGCTTGAGGGCGAGAACAGACAGTGCGGTGACCACGGTTCCTGCCAGGATAGCGACAACAAACATGATGAAGTTGTCGATGGCAAAGAAGACGAAGAGCCCGCCGTGCGGAGCCTTCGACCCCACGCCGGACGCCATCGAGATGGCGCCGGTGAGAGCACCGCCGACCATGCTGGCAGGGATAACACGCAGCGGGTCAGCTGCGGCGAACGGGATGGCACCTTCGGAGATGAAGGACGCGCCCAAAAGCCAGGCCGCCTTTCCGTTCTCACGCTCGGCGAGGCTGAAACGCTGCTTGTCCAGGATCGTGGCGAGGGCCATTGCCAGCGGCGGAACCATGCCGGAGGCCATGACTGCGGCCATGATCTGCCACGGTGCCTGGTTGGTCAGCGTCGCTGCACCCAGGCCGGCGACTGCGAAGGAGTAGGCAACCTTATTGACGGGTCCGCCGAGGTCGAAGCACATCATCAGGCCAAGGATCACACCCAGGGCGATGGCGCTTGCACCGGTGAGGCCGGACAGCCAGGTGTTGAGTCCCGTGGTGATCGCCACGATCGGTCCGCCCAGGATCAGGAACATCAGGCCGGACGCGACGATCGAAGCCACCAGCGGGATGATAACCACCGGCATCAGGCCGCGCAGCCAGCGGGCCACATTGAGCCGGCCGATCGAGTGGGCGATGTAGCCGGCGAGCAGGCCGCCGACGATGCCCCCGAGGAAGCCGGCTCCCATGAACCCGGCAACAGCTCCGGCAACAAAGCCTGGCGCGATGCCCGGCCGGTCAGCGATAGCGTAGGCGATGTAGCCGGCCAGTGCGGGCACCAGGAAGCCGAGCGAGAGGGCGCCAATCTTGAACAGGACGGCGCCGAGGTATGCGCCGAGCGGGCCCCAGGCGTTGTCCGGGAATTCTGTCGGAAGGTTGAATATGCTGTTTTCCACGACGATCGTGTCCGCGAACTTGGTGATCAGGTATCCGCCCATCAGGAAGCCCAGCGCGATCAGCAGACCGCCGCCTGCAACAAACGGAATCATGTAGCTGACGCCGGTGAGGAGGGCCTTCTTCAGTTTCTGGCCGATGTGCTCACCCTTTTCTGCGGCCTCGTTTTCAGCCTGCTCCTCCGCGCCGAAGTGCGGCACACGGCGGGCATTCGGGTTGTCGGCTGCGGCCAGTGCTTCCTGGACCATCTTGGCCGGTTCGTCGATGCCGCGCTTGACCGGTGCGTTGATGACGGGCTTCCCGGCGAAGCGTTCCTTGCCACGCACATCCACGTCCACCGCGAAGATCACGGCATCGGCGGCTGCGATGACTGCCGGGTCCAGCGGCTTGGCGCCTGAGGAACCCTGGGTCTCAACCTGAAGATCCACGCCCATTTCCTGGGCGGCTGCCACGAGCGAATCGGCTGCCATGTAGGTGTGGGCGATGCCCGTGGGGCAGGCCGTGACTGCCACAAGGCGCTTGGGAGCGCCGCCGCCAGGGGTTGTGGCGGCCGGGGCCATGGCGGCGGGCGCCGCTGCAGCGTGCGACGCCGGCTTGTCAGCCAATGCGCCGTCCACCAGCTCGACTATTTCTTCTCTTGAAGAGGCTGCACGAAGCGCCGCCGTGAAGTCCTTTTTGATCAGGGAGCGGGCCAGCTTGGAGAGGAGCTTGAGGTGCTCCTGGTCCGCGCCTTCGGGAGCCGCAATGAAGAAGATGAGGTCTGCGGGGCCGTCCTTGGCGCCGAAGTCGACGGGCTGGGAGAGCCGCGCCATGGCCAGCGTGGGCACCGTGACGGCAGTGGAACGGCAGTGCGGGATCGCAATGCCGCCGGGAACACCGGTGGCGGTCTTCTGTTCGCGGGCAAAGGCGTCGGCGAAGAGGCCTTCAACCTCGGTGGCGCGTCCGGTGGCAGCAACTTTGCTGGCCAGGTGCCGGATCACGTCCTCGGGCGTGGTGCCCAGGTTCTGGTCGAGCTCGACCAGTTCGGTAGTAATGAGCTGAGTCACTGTCAATCCTTCCGGAGGGCCGTGATGGTTACGGCATCGGGGGTTGTTTGGTGGACTGCCGGAACAGTGGAGCCCGGCAGGGAAGCGGCGGCGGCACCGTGTGCCACCGCCTGGCGGAGGCAGTCAGCCGGGGCGGCGCCCTGGCTGGAGGCGAGCAGGTAGCCGGCAAGCGACGAATCGCCGGCGCCGACCGTGCTGACCGCATTGACCGGCGGATGCGTGGCAAGCCACGCGCCGTCGGACGTCACAAGTACCGCACCCTTGGAGCCGAGCGTTGCCAGCACGGCACCTACACCGGAGCGCACGACGGCGGCGGCGGCTGCCGCGGCAGCCTCCGGATCCGCTTCCAGTCGCTCAGCGGCGGACGCCGTCGCGAAACCGGCTGCGGCAGCCAGCTCCGCCAGTTCCTCGGCGTTGGGTTTGAGGAGGTCCGGTTTGCCCGACGCATCGCCCGTGACGGCAGCGATGAGAGGTTCACCGGATGAGTCGACGGCGATCCGCGGGGCAACCCCGCCGTCGTTCATGGAGCGGAGCCGCCGGGTGACGGTGGCGTAGAAATCGGCTGGGACTCCGGGTGGAAGTGAGCCGGCGAGGACAACCCAGCTGGCGCCCCGGGAGCGCTCCAGCAGCAGCCCGATCAGAGCCTCCTGCTGTTCTTCACTCAGTTCCGGGCCGGGTTCGTTGATTTTTGTGGTGACGCCGCCAGGTTCGGTGAGTGCCACGTTGGTGCGCAGCGGCTCACTGATGGCAAGAGCGGCGTACGGAACACCGCCGTCGCGCAGTCCTGCAAGGACCGGGTCCGTGTCGGCGCCGGGCAGCACGGCAACAGTTTCCAGGCCGGAGGCCACGAGGGCACGGGAGACGTTGACGCCCTTGCCTCCGGACTCCTGGCTGACGGAAACAGCCCGCTGGACTTCGCCGCGTTCCAGCGGAGCCGGCAGCGCAACGGTGCGGTCCAGGCTGGGGTTTGCGGTCAGGGTGACGATCATGCGATCACCACATCAACGCCGGCGTCTGCAAGTGCGGCGGCGAGTTCCTGGCTGGGTTCTCGGTCAGTAATCACGGTGTCCAGATCTTTCAAGGAGGCGAACTGGACCAGCGTTTCCGCATCCAGCTTGGACGAATCGGCCAGCACCACAATGCGGCGGGCTGATTGGACGAAGGCGGCCTTGACAGCGGCTTCTTCGGGATCGGGGGTGCTCAGGCCGAAGGTTGCGTGGATGCCGTTGGTGCCGATGAACGCGATGTCCGGGCGCATCTTGTGGGCGGCTTCCACCGTGGCCTGGCCGACTGCTGCCTGGGTGAGCCCGCGGACCCGGCCGCCCAGGATGTGGAGGGCGATGCCCGGTGCGCTGGAAAGTCTCCCGGCGATGGGGATGGCGTGCGTGATGACCACAAGTTCCGTACCCGCCTCCGCCGATGATGCTTCGCCCGCGGTGCGCCGGGCGAGGAGGTCGGCCAGGACTTCAGTGGTGGAGCCGGCATCCAGCAGGATGCTTCCGGAGGAAGCCGCCGGAATGAGGGCAAGGGCGGCCTGTGCGATCCGAAGCTTCTGATCGGGGCGCTGGACGGTGCGTTCGTGGATGCTTTCCTCGGTGGTGCTGAAACGGTCTGCGGCAACGGCGCCACCGTGGACGCGGCGCACTTTTCCGGTGGACTCGAGTGCTGCCAGATCCCTGCGGACGGTCTCCGTGGTGATGCTGAAACGGTCGGCCAGATCGGTGACGCTGGCGCGGCCGTGGCCGGTCACAAGCTCGGCAATAAGCTGCTGGCGCTCTTCGGCGAACACATACCCTCCGTTGCGTAAAGTCCTGATATCCGTCAGGTGACTGGCGTCACATGATCTGGAATTACTTGACTTTATCTTTGTTCATGTTGGTTTGTCAACGGATAACAACAAATTCACAGATAGAGCAGCTTCCCGGTATCTGAAGGGTTGGCGGAAATGCGTGACTTATGGCCCGCGTTGGAGCCGGGGAGCCCGGAAAATCAAGGCAACCGCCTGTTCAGCCGGCCATAAATGGCGCACGACAACCGCAATGCAGGCGAGTTCGGCGGAATAAGAGAGCCGGGCCCGCCCCTGATGGTCGGACCCGGCTGGGTGGTCGGTGCATGGTGTCTGGTTAACGCTCGACGGCGGGCGGTTACCGGTGGCGGGAAGCTACAGGCCGCCGTCGCGGCTTTCATTGCGGGTGATGGACTCTCCCGTGTTCGGGTCGATCACCGAGCGGGTTTCGCTGACACGGCGGCTGCGCCCGGGTGAGGCCAGGATCAGCGAAGCGATCAGCCCGATCACGCCTACTGCCATGAGGATGTATCCGATCAGGGGCTGGTCAACATTGGGGATGAGGCCCGGTGTGATGGCCCAGGCCAGGATGGCGCCGACGGCGATGAGAAAAATGGAGGAACCGACTCTCATGACTTGCTCCTTGTTATTCGCTGAATTGATCGGCGTGATTTGCTAAGCATGCTGTCTAGTGTCACGCTACAGCCCGGCCACGGCGGATTCAATCATTCGGAAGATGCGCACAGCCGGCGACCTCCGATGGGACAGATCACGGCTTATGCCCCGTGACCATAGGGCACCCTGCGGAGTCAGCGCTGACAACTTCGGCATCGCCGTGGCTACAGCCGACGGCGGGGTCCACACCGCCAGGGATGCCTGCGCCCCGTTTTCCATCGGCCGCCTGTCGAGGAAACTCAGGCGGCAATCAAACATGCTGGATAATTGCCCCGGTTTCGTCACCCGAGCCCGGAATTCATGGAGGGTGCCTAATGCGCCTGGCGCGGAGTAGCTGGCACCTGCTGGAGCTGCGGACTCGCTAGGCTGTTCCGATGGAGACAGTCGTATGGTCCAGGCCGGAACACCAGCGTGCCGGCACGCCGCTGCTGGTGATGATGCACGGCTACGGAACCGACGAATCCCGCATGGTGAAGCTGTTCGAGCATCTGCCATCCGAATTCACCTGCGCCGCACTCAGGGCGCCCATGGCCATCGGCGATGACTACGGCTGGTTCCTGCTGGACTACTTCCTCACCAACGACTTCGCGGACGTCATCAGCGCCACGAATTCAGTTTCCTCCTGGATCAACTCCGTCAAAGGCCAGCACACCAGCGTCAGCCTGCTGGGCTACTCGCAGGGGATGGCGATGGCCAGTACGCTGCTGCGGCTGCGGCCGCACGACTTCCGTGCCGTCGTCGGGCTTTCCGGTTTTGTCCTGGACAACGATCTTCTGGCGTTGAGTGAATCCTTTGACACCCCGCCGCCGTTTTTCTGGGGCCGGGACAAGGCGGACCTCGTGATCAACGAGGACGCCACGGCGCACACCCACGAATGGCTGCACGCGAACACGCATCTGACGGCCCGGACGTATCCCGGGATGGGCCATGCGATGTCCAAGACCGAAATGGTGGATGTCAGCGCGTTCCTGCGCCACTACGTGCTCCGCTGAGACGCACGCGCCGTGCTGAGACGCCACATTCGATTTACTTGGATGAACCACTTGCACGCCAAAATTGTAAGCGCTTACACTTTTTTCGGCCGGGGTTTCCGGCGCAGGACTTGGCTGTCGGTGAACTCGGTTTGCCAGCGCGGAGGAACGCGTTCATCATGGGAAGGGACGATCATCAGCGCGCGCGTACCGCCAGGCCACTGCCTGACCACTCACTAGTGCCCGCCAGCACCGGCAAAGACGCTGCCCGCGGCCATCGAAACAACGCCGCCCCCGCATCCATCGATTCATCCCGCCACTGTTGTCCTCACCGTCTGAAAGGACACCGATCCGCGCATGACTGCACTTCCCAACAGCAACCGCACCAGCTGGACCGGGGCCTCCGCCATCCTTTTTGACCTCGACGGCGTCCTCACTCCCACGGCCACGGTCCACGAGCGCGCGTGGCAGGAGCTCTTTGACGGTTATCTCGAGTCCAAACCGGAATTCGCCGGCTACCGCGAAAGCGACTACTTCGACCACATTGACGGCAAACCGCGGTTCGACGGCGTCCGGGACTTCCTGACGTCCCGCGGCATTGTGCTTCCCGAGGGCCCCACGGACGACCACCCCGCCAACACCACGGTGCAGGGACTGGGTAACCGCAAAAACAAGATCTTCAACGACATCGTCCAGGCCGGCGGCGTGGAGCCGTTTGAGGGTTCAGTGCGCTTCATCCAAGCCGCACAGGCGCTGGGACTCAAGCTCGCCGTCGTCTCCTCCTCCCGGAACGCCCCGGCGGTCCTGCTCGCCGCAGGACTCAGCGGGCATTTCCGCGTGGTGGTGGATGGCGTGCTGGCTGCAGCGCAAGGACTGCCGGGGAAACCCAGCCCGGCCACATACGAGTATGCCGCGGAGCTGCTGGGGCTGCCCAGTGAGGAGTGCGTGGTCGTCGAGGATGCCGTTTCCGGCGTCCAGGCAGGCAGCGCCGGAAGTTTCCACTCGGTGATCGGGGTGGACCGCGGCGCTGGCAGGCAGACCCTGCTGGATGCCGGCGCCTCTCTGGTGGTCAACGATCTCAACGAACTGCTCTAGCTCCGCGGAACTCCCCGCCGCACCGTTTTCGGCTGCAACGCATTAACACCCCGCTGCAACGCACTAACGCCAAAGGACCCCAACAACCATGGCAATCATCACCGCAGACCGCGCCCGGTTCCCCAACCACCCCTGGCAACTCGTGGAAACCAGCCACGTCCAGGGCAACGCCGGCGCGCTGGAAACCCTGTTTGCCCTGGGCAACGGACACCTCGGCATCCGTGGCGCCCACTCGGCCGCGGCCGACGCCGATCTCCCGGGCAGTTTCATCAACGGCCTCCACGAGATCTGGGACATCAAGCACGCCGAGAACGCCTTCGGCTTTGCCCGCACCGGCCAGCGGATCCTCTACATTCCGGACGTCAACAACTTCACCGTGATCATCGACGGCGAAACCCTCAGCCTGGCCGAATCCGCAGTGCTCGACTACAGGCGCACCGTTGACTTTGCCACCGGCATCTACGAATGCCGCATCACGTGGCAGTGCCGCTCCGGGGCCACTGTGACCACCACCGAGCGCCGTGCCGTGGGATTCACATCGCGTGGCAGCATGGGCATCTCGCTGGAACTATCGGCGGACCAGGACGTGGCCGCGGACGTCACATCATCCGTCATCAACCGCCAGGACCAGCCTGTTGACGAGCATTCGGCGCATGACCCCCGCCGTGCCGGCCGGCACGCCGGGCGTGTCCTGTTGCCGTTGAGGCTCGACGGCGGCGACGGCTCGCTCCGTCTCTCCTGGGAAGCCGCGGTTTCCAAGCAACGCGTGGGGATCGCCGTCGATCATTGGACATCCGCCGGACTGCAGCCATTCGAGACCCGGGTGGACCAGGACGACAGCAGCGTCCGCTACGTTCTGGTGGTGGGCGCGGGCGAGCCCTTCCGGCTGGAAAAGAGCGTCAGCTACGCCTCGGGCCGTGGTGTCCAGGATTCCGGGCAGGACGCGGCGGAGGCGGCGGAACCCGGGCTGAAGCCGGTCGGCGAGATCTTCGCCGAGAGCGAAACGCACTACCGCGGCTATTGGGCCACCACGGACATTCTGGTGGGTGGCCAGCCGGAGCTGCAGCAGGCCATCCGCTGGAACCTGTTCCAGCTGGCGCAGGCCACGGCGCGCGCCGATGTGGCGGGCATCCCGGCCAAGGGTGTGAGCGGCTCCGGCTACGAAGGGCACTATTTCTGGGACCAGGAGGTGTACCTCCTGCCCTACCTGACGTATTCAAACCCCGACGGCGCCCGCCAGGTTCTGGAGTTCCGTCACGAGATGCTTCCGGACGCCAAGGTCAGGGCCAAGGAGCTCAGCGTGCACGGCGCACTGTTCCCGTGGCGCACCATCAACGGGCTCGAAGCCAGCGCCTACTACGCGGCCGGCACCGCGCAGTTCCACATTGCGGCGGCCATCGCCTTCGCCACCAACAGGTACCTCTGGGCGAGCGGAGATAACGGCTTCCGCGACGGAATGGGTGCGGACCTGCTGATCGAAACCGCCCGTATGTGGGTTTCGCTGGGATTCTTCGGGAAGGACGGGCTCTTCCACATCCATGGGGTCACCGGCCCGGACGAGTACACCGCCGTGGTCAACGACAACCTGTACACCAACGTGATGGCCCGGTTTAACCTGCGGGCCGCGGCGGCATTGGACCACCCGGAGATTGACGACGACGAGCGCCAGCTGTGGCAGGCTGCCGCGAATCTTATGCAGCTGCCCTTCGACGAGCGCATGCAGGTGCACTCGCAGGACAACGACTTCATGACCCTTGAGCCGTGGGACTGGAACACCCCGCGCTCCAAATACCCGCTGCTGCTCAATTTCCATCCGCTGGTGATCTACCGTCACCAGGTGCTGAAGCAGGCGGACACCGTGCTGGCCATGTTCCTGCAGTGGCAGGATTTCACGGCCGAGCAAAAACGCCGCGCGTTCGACTTCTACGATCCCATCACCACCGGCGACTCCACGCTGTCCGCCTGTGTGCAGGGCATCATGGCGGCCGAAGTGGGCTACCCCAAGGCCGCACTGGACCACTTCACCAACGCTGCATTCATTGATCTGGACGACACCCACGGCAACACCATCGACGGTGTGCACATCGCTTCCGCCGGCGGCGTGTGGAGCTCGCTCGTATGTGGCTTTGCCGGGCTGCGCGACCAGGGGCCGGTACCGTTCTTCGATCCGCGCCTGCCGGGGGAGTGGGACGGGCTGTCCTTCCACCTCAAGATCCAGGGCCGGCTGCTGTTCGTGGAACTGGACCCGGAGGCTATTTCGCTGAGTATCCGTGAGGGTTCGCCGCTGGAGATCAATGTCCGCGGCGAACTGCACACCGTCGGGGCGGATCCGGTGCGGGTTGCGCTGGATCCGGTCGAAGTCCCGGAACCTACCGTCTTCCCCAGCGGACTTCCGACGGCGAGCATCCCCGTGGTGCGCGCCCGCGCCTGACTCATCCTCCCGGAGGGTGCCGACGCGGCGTCCAAGGCGCTCGCGGGGATCGCCGGAATGGCGGCGTCGAGTCGGCCTTAGCCGCGCGCTTGAGAGCCGGCGGGGGCGTTGGTGCCGCCCTTCCGGGGTCGACTGTCCTCGGTGTCGGTGTCGGTGTCGGTGTCGGTGTCGTTGGCGTGGCTGCCCTGAGTGCCGGGGTCCAGCGGGTGGGCGAGCTCATCCGCCGGCATCCTGGCAGCCATCATCGCCACGACGGCCATGACGGGGCAGACTCCGCCTGCCACCAGGAAGATCAGCCAGACAGGTATTACCTCGGCGGCCGGTCCCGCGAGGGCCATGGAAATGGGCATCAGCGCCAGTGACACGAAGAAATCCAGGCTTGACACGCGCCCCAGCAGATGTGGTGGCACACGGCGCTGCAGCAGGGTGCCCCAGATGACCATGCCCACGCCTCCGGTTGCGCCGAATACAAACAGCGCGGCCGCTATCGCCCAGAAATTGTCCATGATGCCGACG
This genomic interval from Micrococcaceae bacterium Sec5.7 contains the following:
- a CDS encoding DeoR/GlpR family DNA-binding transcription regulator translates to MFAEERQQLIAELVTGHGRASVTDLADRFSITTETVRRDLAALESTGKVRRVHGGAVAADRFSTTEESIHERTVQRPDQKLRIAQAALALIPAASSGSILLDAGSTTEVLADLLARRTAGEASSAEAGTELVVITHAIPIAGRLSSAPGIALHILGGRVRGLTQAAVGQATVEAAHKMRPDIAFIGTNGIHATFGLSTPDPEEAAVKAAFVQSARRIVVLADSSKLDAETLVQFASLKDLDTVITDREPSQELAAALADAGVDVVIA
- a CDS encoding phospholipase, yielding METVVWSRPEHQRAGTPLLVMMHGYGTDESRMVKLFEHLPSEFTCAALRAPMAIGDDYGWFLLDYFLTNDFADVISATNSVSSWINSVKGQHTSVSLLGYSQGMAMASTLLRLRPHDFRAVVGLSGFVLDNDLLALSESFDTPPPFFWGRDKADLVINEDATAHTHEWLHANTHLTARTYPGMGHAMSKTEMVDVSAFLRHYVLR
- a CDS encoding DUF6458 family protein, with the translated sequence MRVGSSIFLIAVGAILAWAITPGLIPNVDQPLIGYILMAVGVIGLIASLILASPGRSRRVSETRSVIDPNTGESITRNESRDGGL
- a CDS encoding HAD-IA family hydrolase; translated protein: MTALPNSNRTSWTGASAILFDLDGVLTPTATVHERAWQELFDGYLESKPEFAGYRESDYFDHIDGKPRFDGVRDFLTSRGIVLPEGPTDDHPANTTVQGLGNRKNKIFNDIVQAGGVEPFEGSVRFIQAAQALGLKLAVVSSSRNAPAVLLAAGLSGHFRVVVDGVLAAAQGLPGKPSPATYEYAAELLGLPSEECVVVEDAVSGVQAGSAGSFHSVIGVDRGAGRQTLLDAGASLVVNDLNELL
- a CDS encoding glycosyl hydrolase family 65 protein, with translation MAIITADRARFPNHPWQLVETSHVQGNAGALETLFALGNGHLGIRGAHSAAADADLPGSFINGLHEIWDIKHAENAFGFARTGQRILYIPDVNNFTVIIDGETLSLAESAVLDYRRTVDFATGIYECRITWQCRSGATVTTTERRAVGFTSRGSMGISLELSADQDVAADVTSSVINRQDQPVDEHSAHDPRRAGRHAGRVLLPLRLDGGDGSLRLSWEAAVSKQRVGIAVDHWTSAGLQPFETRVDQDDSSVRYVLVVGAGEPFRLEKSVSYASGRGVQDSGQDAAEAAEPGLKPVGEIFAESETHYRGYWATTDILVGGQPELQQAIRWNLFQLAQATARADVAGIPAKGVSGSGYEGHYFWDQEVYLLPYLTYSNPDGARQVLEFRHEMLPDAKVRAKELSVHGALFPWRTINGLEASAYYAAGTAQFHIAAAIAFATNRYLWASGDNGFRDGMGADLLIETARMWVSLGFFGKDGLFHIHGVTGPDEYTAVVNDNLYTNVMARFNLRAAAALDHPEIDDDERQLWQAAANLMQLPFDERMQVHSQDNDFMTLEPWDWNTPRSKYPLLLNFHPLVIYRHQVLKQADTVLAMFLQWQDFTAEQKRRAFDFYDPITTGDSTLSACVQGIMAAEVGYPKAALDHFTNAAFIDLDDTHGNTIDGVHIASAGGVWSSLVCGFAGLRDQGPVPFFDPRLPGEWDGLSFHLKIQGRLLFVELDPEAISLSIREGSPLEINVRGELHTVGADPVRVALDPVEVPEPTVFPSGLPTASIPVVRARA